In a single window of the Gossypium hirsutum isolate 1008001.06 chromosome A13, Gossypium_hirsutum_v2.1, whole genome shotgun sequence genome:
- the LOC107942806 gene encoding glucosidase 2 subunit beta, protein MRVYSIFILFFIGSFLPSSSSSKHHFLGISPQDENYYKSSSDTISCKDGSKKFSKSQFNDDFCDCLDGTDEPGTSACPTAKFYCKNAGHIPQFLFSSRVNDGICDCCDGSDEYDGQVKCPNMCWEAGKVARDRLIKKIATYKEGAALRKLEVEKAKVAIAKKEAELTLLKNEEKVLKVRVRELKEHKELIEKEEEKVRLQKEMEEKGKREAEEDLKEKGKADKEGEVEHEKVEEEASTENQPTESTHDDIIGNVEDSSSKEHASENTHESASPTTDDVSSVATEIADDAGSKISPDVDKKENEVSSDISEGMSREELGRIVASRWTGESTKNQGGNKDHADDSHEETPKNTHDEQYDHHATDTVVDTGKDDNEKYDYEIDDEQDESYEEESHDDMSSYNYDDEPDLSDTTSSYNSSWLEKIQQKARNILKAFNLFQTPVNLTEAATVRKKYVDSGTKLSKIQSRISKLKEKLKHDFGPEKEFYAFYGHCFETNQNKYVYKVCPYKQASQEEGYTSTSLGNWDQFEESYRMMVFSNGENCWNGPDRSMKVKLRCGLKNEITDVDEPSRCEYVAILSTPAVCLEDKLKELQHKLDLMNKEQPREHDEL, encoded by the exons ATGAGAGTATATTCCATCTTCATTCTCTTCTTCATTGGTTCATTTCTcccatcatcatcttcttccaaACACCATTTTCTCGGAATTTCTCCTCAAG ATGAGAATTACTATAAGTCATCATCCGATACTATTAGCTGCAAAGATGGATCCAAGAAATTCTCCAAATCCCAGTTCAATGATGATTTCTGTGATTGCCTTGATGGCACCGACGAGCCTG GTACATCCGCTTGTCCCACTGCAAAGTTTTACTGTAAAAACGCTGGACACATTCCCCAATTCTTGTTTTCTTCAAGAGTGAATGATGGTATTTGTG ATTGTTGTGATGGGAGCGATGAGTATGATGGTCAAGTGAAGTGTCCCAATATGTGTTGGGAGGCTGGTAAAGTGGCTAGAGATAGGTTGATCAAGAAAATAGCTACGTATAAGGAAGGGGCTGCATTACGAAAGCTGGAAGTTGAAAAGGCTAAAGTAGCCATAGCTAAAAAAGAAGCTGAACTAACATTACTTAAAAACGAGGAGAAGGTATTGAAAGTTCGTGTTCGAGAGCTAAAAG AACATAAGGAACTGatagagaaagaagaggagaaagtaAGGTTGCAGAAAGAGatggaagaaaaaggaaaaagagaagcAGAGGAAGATttaaaggaaaaagggaaagccgACAAGGAAGGGGAGGTGGAACATGAAAAGGTTGAGGAAGAAGCTAGCACTGAAAACCAACCCACAGAAAGCACACATGATGATATAATTGGTAACGTGGAGGATTCTTCTTCAAAGGAG CATGCCTCGGAAAATACGCACGAGTCTGCTTCACCAACAACCGACGATGTTTCTTCTGTTGCAACTGAAATTGCTGATGATGCTGGAAGCAAAATATCACCTGATGTAGACAAGAAA GAGAATGAAGTGTCATCTGATATTTCTGAGGGAATGTCGAGGGAAGAGTTAGGTCGCATTGTTGCTTCCCGTTGGACTGGGGAAAGTACTAAGAATCAAGGTGGTAATAAAGATCATGCTGATGACAGCCATGAAGAGACACCTAAGAACACACATGATGAGCAATATGATCACCATGCTACTGATACTGTTGTAGACACTGGAAAAGATgataatgaaaaatatgattaTGAAATAGATGATGAACAGGATGAAAGTTATGAAGAGGAGAGTCATGATGATATGTCTTCATACAACTATGATGATGAACCTGACTTGTCAG ATACAACATCCTCATATAACTCCTCTTGGTTGGAGAAGATACAACAAAAAGCTAGGAACATTCTAAAggcttttaatttatttcaaactcCTGTAAACCTAACAG AGGCTGCTACTGTACGCAAGAAATATGTTGATTCCGGTACCAAGTTATCTAAAATACAATCAAGGATatcaaaattgaaagaaaagctAAAACACGATTTTG GACCAGAGAAGGAGTTCTATGCATTCTATGGTCATTGTTTTGAGACCAACCAGAATAA GTACGTTTACAAAGTGTGTCCATACAAACAAGCTTCTCAAGAGGAGGGCTACACATCAACCAGTTTGGG GAATTGGGACCAATTCGAGGAATCCTACAGGATGATGGTATTTTCTAATGGAGAAAATTGCTGGAATGGCCCTGATAGAAGTATGAAG GTGAAGTTGAGATGTGGTTTGAAGAATGAGATCACTGATGTTGACGAACCCAGCCGATGCGA ATACGTAGCGATACTGTCCACCCCAGCTGTTTGTCTGGAAGATAAGCTAAAG GAGTTGCAACATAAACTAGATTTGATGAACAAAGAACAACCTCGGGAACATGATGAACTTTGA
- the LOC107942803 gene encoding pyruvate kinase, cytosolic isozyme, whose amino-acid sequence MNNDVAIGSAVMESKPKTKIVCTLGPSCRSVPMIEKLLKAGLSVARFNFSHGSHDYHQETLDNLRAAMINTGIFCAVMLDTKGPEIRTGFLKDGKVQLKQGEEITITTDYGIKGDEKLISMSYKKLAEDVKLGMVILCADGTISFTVLSCDLEKGLVHCRCENSAVLGERKNVNLPGVVVDLPTLTDKDKEDILQWGVPNKIDMIALSFVRKGSDLVEVRKVLGEHSKNILLMSKVENQEGVANFDDILANSDAFMVARGDLGMEIPIEKIFLAQKVMVYKCNIQGKPVVTATQMLESMIKSPRPTRAEATDVANAVLDGTDCVMLSGETAAGAYPELAVQTMAKICVEAESTLDYEDVFKRIMKHSPVPMSPLESLAATAVRTANSASAALILVLTRGGSTAKLVAKYRPGKPILSVVVPEIMTDSFDWSCSDERPARHSLIFRGLIPVLYAGSARASHEETTEEALGFAIKHAKSMGLCKEGDSVVALHRIGTASVIKILTAK is encoded by the exons atgaataatgatGTTGCTATTGGATCAGCTGTAATGGAGAGTAAGCCGAAGACGAAGATCGTATGTACTCTCGGTCCTTCCTGTAGATCCGTCCCTATGATCGAGAAGCTGTTGAAAGCCGGTTTAAGCGTCGCTCGTTTCAATTTCTCTCACGGATCTCATGATTATCATCAGGAAACTCTTGATAATCTCCGGGCAGCAATGATCAATACCGGAATCTTTTGCGCCGTCATGCTCGATACCAAG GGTCCTGAGATTCGAACAGGTTTCCTCAAAGATGGAAAAGTTCAGCTGAAACAGGGTGAAGAAATCACCATTACCACAGACTACGGCATAAAGGGTGACGAGAAACTAATAAGCATGAGCTACAAAAAGCTGGCCGAGGATGTAAAACTTGGGATGGTTATCCTTTGTGCAGATGGCACAATCTCGTTTACCGTCTTATCTTGCGACCTTGAAAAGGGTTTGGTTCACTGCCGGTGCGAGAACTCTGCCGTTCTCGGCGAGAGGAAGAACGTTAACCTTCCCGGCGTGGTCGTCGACCTCCCTACATTGACGGATAAAGATAAGGAAGATATATTGCAATGGGGGGTTCCTAACAAAATCGATATGATTGCTCTTTCATTTGTTCGAAAAGGCTCGGATTTGGTTGAGGTTCGTAAGGTGCTCGGAGAGCATTCTAAGAACATTCTTCTCATGTCCAAG GTTGAAAATCAAGAAGGGGTGGCAAATTTTGATGACATCCTTGCAAATTCAGATGCATTCATGGTGGCACGAGGTGACCTTGGAATGGAGATTCCAATCGAAAAGATATTTCTAGCCCAAAAAGTCATGGTTTACAAGTGTAACATCCAAGGCAAACCCGTCGTCACCGCCACCCAAATGTTGGAATCCATGATCAAGTCTCCCCGCCCAACCAGGGCGGAGGCCACCGACGTCGCTAACGCAGTCCTCGATGGCACCGACTGCGTCATGTTAAGTGGCGAAACCGCTGCCGGGGCTTATCCTGAACTAGCTGTTCAAACAATGGCCAAAATATGCGTTGAAGCCGAAAGCACACTCGATTACGAAGATGTCTTCAAAAGGATTATGAAACACTCCCCGGTACCAATGAGTCCATTGGAAAGCTTGGCTGCCACGGCTGTTAGGACGGCGAATTCAGCAAGTGCAGCTCTTATATTGGTGTTAACGAGGGGAGGGAGCACGGCGAAGCTGGTGGCTAAGTACAGACCAGGAAAACCCATTTTATCGGTGGTTGTACCGGAGATAATGACGGATTCTTTTGATTGGTCGTGTAGCGATGAAAGGCCGGCGAGGCATAGCTTAATATTTCGTGGGTTGATCCCGGTGTTGTATGCTGGGTCAGCGAGAGCATCACATGAAGAAACGACGGAGGAAGCTTTAGGGTTTGCTATAAAGCATGCAAAGTCGATGGGATTGTGTAAAGAAGGGGATTCAGTGGTTGCTCTGCATCGAATCGGGACTGCATCTGTAATCAAGATCTTGACTGCTAAGTGA
- the LOC107942808 gene encoding RGS1-HXK1-interacting protein 1 isoform X1, giving the protein MSGEEEGREAATATIPAANSSTKPWVEELPTIENLIDSKDLAIRSAQSLFHNSSTHLRTFQDSLPQASSYYKSYEDAFFSKLKEGVMIAKENPGAAVGITLTAALCLMRGPRRFLFRNTLGRFQSEEAKFSRAEKNVKVLSLSVDLMKKESSKLLERAALAEKDMKRGQKELMNSGGQIHRLAKSVYKVEAEAVDLMDGLREIPGREALKLRAEVASMASLLRQQRVSLDRRIRKISELGIPV; this is encoded by the exons ATGAGCGGAGAAGAAGAAGGTCGTGAGGCCGCCACCGCCACCATCCCCGCTGCTAATTCTTCAACAAAGCCATGGGTGGAGGAATTGCCGACAATCGAAAACCTTATAGATTCTAAAGACTTAGCGATTCGCTCTGCTCAATCCCTTTTCCATAACTCCTCTACCCATCTACGCACTTTccag GATTCTCTACCACAAGCATCCTCTTACTATAAATCCTATGAAGATGCTTTTTTCAGCAAACTTAAAG aggGGGTGATGATTGCGAAGGAAAACCCAGGTGCAGCTGTTGGGATTACTTTGACTGCTGCTCTCTGTCTCATGCGAG GCCCAAGAAGGTTTCTATTCCGTAATACGTTGGGTCGATTTCAAAGTGAGGAG GCAAAATTTTCTAGGGCTGAGAAGAATGTAAAAGTGTTAAGCCTAtctgttgatttgatgaaaaaggAGAGCAGTAAGCTGCTTGAAAGGGCAGCTCTTGCAGAAAAGGATATGAAACGTGGCCAGAAAGAGCTCAT GAATTCTGGAGGTCAGATTCACCGTCTTGCTAAATCAGTTTACAAGGTTGAGGCTGAAGCTGTAG ATTTGATGGACGGACTGCGAGAAATCCCTGGAAGGGAGGCATTGAAACTACGAGCAGAG GTTGCTTCAATGGCATCACTTTTGAGGCAGCAAAGGGTTTCACTTGACAGAAGGATAAGGAAAATATCTGAATTGGGGATACCTGTCTGA
- the LOC121212631 gene encoding diacylglycerol kinase 7 codes for MNSPTTARDSSSPTRIVARSSMTDWIRACGLSGLAGMKIDKEELRRRLSMPQYLRLAMLDSIKKKDVDGGDEHFRSRSSDYDATVPQSPIVVFINSRSGGRHGPVLKERLQQLISEEQVFDLLDVKPHEFVRYGLACLEKWGNNGDICAKETRRNIRVVVAGGDGTVGWVLGCLGELHQKGRDPVPPVAVIPLGTGNDLSRSYGWGGSFPFAWKSAIKRTLHQATTGPICRLDSWHVVLQMPGGEVIDPPHSLKATEDCHFDQTLEIDGGIPDKVNCYEGVFYNYFSIGMDAQVAYGFHHLRNEKPYLAQGPITNKIIYSSYSCTQGWFLTPCVSDPSLRGLKNILRIYIKKARCSEWEQIPVPRSVRAIVALNLHNYGSGRNPWGKLKPEYLEKRGFVEAHADDGLLEIFGLKQGWHASFVMVELISAKHIAQASSIRLEIRGGEWKDVFMQMDGEPWKQPMSSDHSTFLEIKRVPYQSLMINRE; via the exons ATGAATTCGCCGACGACGGCAAGGGATTCATCGTCGCCGACACGGATCGTGGCTCGTTCTTCGATGACGGACTGGATAAGAGCTTGTGGCTTGTCGGGATTAGCCGGTATGAAGATCGATAAAGAAGAACTCAGACGAAGGCTTTCGATGCCTCAGTATCTACGCCTTGCTATGTTAGATTCCATCAAGAAAAAAGACGTCGACGGTGGCGATGAACATTTCCGTTCGCGTTCTTCCGACTACGATGCTACTGTTCCTCAATCTCCTATCGTTGTTTTTATTAACTCTCGCAGCGGCGGTCGCCATGGTCCGGTCCTTAAAGAGCGTCTCCAGCAGTTAATCAGCGAAGAGCAG GTGTTCGACCTCCTCGATGTGAAACCTCATGAATTTGTAAGGTATGGATTGGCTTGCCTTGAGAAGTGGGGTAACAATGGAGATATCTGTGCGAAAGAGACACGACGGAACATTAGAGTTGTA GTTGCTGGAGGTGATGGTACAGTTGGTTGGGTTCTTGGATGTCTCGGAGAACTTCATCAAAAAGGTCGAGATCCGGTTCCTCCAGTAGCTGTGATTCCACTTGGTACTGGCAATGACTTGTCTAGAAGTTATGGTTGG GGAGGTTCATTTCCTTTTGCTTGGAAATCGGCAATTAAAAGAACTTTGCACCAAGCTACTACTGGTCCAATTTGTCGTTTAGATAG TTGGCATGTTGTACTGCAAATGCCTGGTGGAGAAGTTATTGATCCTCCCCATTCTTTGAAAGCTACTGAAGATTGTCATTTTGATCAG ACTTTGGAGATTGATGGGGGCATTCCTGACAAAGTGAACTGCTATGAAGGAGTATTCTATAATTACTTTAGCATAG GAATGGATGCGCAAGTTGCTTATGGATTCCATCATTTACGTAATGAGAAACCTTACCTTGCGCAAGGTCCTATTACAAATAAG ATTATCTACTCCAGTTACAGTTGCACTCAGGGCTGGTTTCTCACACCTTGTGTGAGTGATCCAAGTTTAAG GGGACTCAAGAATATTTTAAGGATATATATTAAAAAGGCCAGGTGCTCGGAATGGGAGCAAATTCCCGTCCCTAGAAG TGTGAGGGCAATTGTTGCTTTAAATCTTCATAATTACGGAAGTGGGCGAAATCCATGGGGTAAGCTAAAACCAGAGTATTTGGAAAAG agAGGCTTTGTGGAGGCCCATGCCGATGATGGTCTCCTAGAAATTTTTGGTTTAAAGCAAGGGTGGCATGCATCATTCGTAATGGTTGAACTCATATCTGCAAAACACATTGCACAG GCTTCATCGATTAGACTGGAGATACGGGGCGGAGAGTGGAAAGATGTATTTATGCAGATGGATGGGGAACCATGGAAACAGCCCATGAGCTCGGATCATTCGACATTTCTCGAAATTAAGAGGGTGCCTTATCAGTCTCTAATGATCAATAGAGAATGA
- the LOC107942804 gene encoding E3 ubiquitin-protein ligase SIRP1 produces the protein MEEAMAENYWCYQCSQVVTPIMGIEIKCPFCQGGFIEQMSSGTRGSEDMDSDMGSDRALSLWAPILLGMIGNPRLRRRFDRIDFEEENNENDNDNGEGRHEGNTDLDQELESIIRRRRRSSATILQLLQGIRDGMASEVENAANDRDQGMGTSRDRDRERERVILINPFNQTIIVQGPYDSSQSGLSQNSNHTRSLGDYFMSPGLDLLLQHLAENESNRYGTPPTQKEAIEALPTVKIEEMLQCSVCLDDLKTGNVAKEMPCKHKFHGECILPWLELHSSCPVCRYQMPTDESKLDSERPRANTNRRESGNNVRGSSEEGERDGRNGSGRRFSIPWPFNGLFSSGSQSSGANSSDTSSSSQSTTTSQRDEKN, from the coding sequence ATGGAGGAAGCTATGGCAGAAAATTACTGGTGTTACCAATGCTCTCAAGTGGTGACCCCTATTATGGGAATTGAGATTAAATGCCCATTTTGTCAAGGTGGGTTTATTGAACAAATGAGCAGTGGTACAAGAGGCAGTGAAGACATGGATTCTGATATGGGATCAGACCGAGCACTATCTTTGTGGGCACCAATCTTGTTAGGTATGATTGGTAATCCCCGTCTTCGTAGAAGATTTGATCGTATTGACTTTGAAGAAGAGAATAATGAGAATGACAATGATAATGGTGAAGGTCGCCATGAAGGAAATACTGATTTGGACCAAGAGCTCGAATCCATCATTAGAAGGAGGAGGAGAAGCTCTGCTACAATTTTGCAATTGCTTCAAGGTATTAGAGATGGAATGGCATCCGAAGTGGAGAATGCTGCGAATGATAGAGATCAGGGTATGGGTACGAGCAGGGATCGGGATAGGGAAAGAGAGCGTGTTATTTTGATCAATCCTTTCAATCAGACTATCATCGTCCAAGGTCCTTACGATTCCAGTCAGAGTGGTCTGAGCCAAAACTCGAACCATACAAGGTCTTTAGGCGACTATTTCATGAGTCCTGGACTCGACTTATTGTTGCAACATCTGGCAGAGAATGAATCGAACAGATACGGAACTCCACCAACGCAAAAAGAGGCAATCGAAGCTTTGCCCACCGTGAAAATTGAGGAGATGCTGCAATGTTCTGTGTGCTTGGATGATCTCAAGACCGGTAACGTGGCAAAGGAAATGCCATGTAAACATAAGTTCCATGGCGAGTGTATACTGCCATGGTTGGAGCTCCATAGTTCTTGTCCGGTTTGTAGATATCAAATGCCCACAGACGAATCAAAACTGGATTCCGAGAGACCAAGGGCTAATACCAATCGAAGAGAAAGCGGAAACAATGTGCGCGGTAGCAGCGAAGAGGGCGAAAGAGATGGGAGAAACGGGAGCGGGAGAAGGTTCTCAATCCCGTGGCCATTCAATGGTTTGTTCTCGTCAGGATCTCAATCTAGTGGAGCCAATTCTTCCGATACTTCATCGTCGTCTCAATCCACAACTACTTCACAAAGAGATGAGAAAAATTGA
- the LOC107942808 gene encoding RGS1-HXK1-interacting protein 1 isoform X2: protein MSGEEEGREAATATIPAANSSTKPWVEELPTIENLIDSKDLAIRSAQSLFHNSSTHLRTFQDSLPQASSYYKSYEDAFFSKLKEGVMIAKENPGAAVGITLTAALCLMRGPRRFLFRNTLGRFQSEEAKFSRAEKNVKVLSLSVDLMKKESSKLLERAALAEKDMKRGQKELMNSGGQIHRLAKSVYKVEAEAVDLMDGLREIPGREALKLRAEKFTNLTSIVGCFNGITFEAAKGFT, encoded by the exons ATGAGCGGAGAAGAAGAAGGTCGTGAGGCCGCCACCGCCACCATCCCCGCTGCTAATTCTTCAACAAAGCCATGGGTGGAGGAATTGCCGACAATCGAAAACCTTATAGATTCTAAAGACTTAGCGATTCGCTCTGCTCAATCCCTTTTCCATAACTCCTCTACCCATCTACGCACTTTccag GATTCTCTACCACAAGCATCCTCTTACTATAAATCCTATGAAGATGCTTTTTTCAGCAAACTTAAAG aggGGGTGATGATTGCGAAGGAAAACCCAGGTGCAGCTGTTGGGATTACTTTGACTGCTGCTCTCTGTCTCATGCGAG GCCCAAGAAGGTTTCTATTCCGTAATACGTTGGGTCGATTTCAAAGTGAGGAG GCAAAATTTTCTAGGGCTGAGAAGAATGTAAAAGTGTTAAGCCTAtctgttgatttgatgaaaaaggAGAGCAGTAAGCTGCTTGAAAGGGCAGCTCTTGCAGAAAAGGATATGAAACGTGGCCAGAAAGAGCTCAT GAATTCTGGAGGTCAGATTCACCGTCTTGCTAAATCAGTTTACAAGGTTGAGGCTGAAGCTGTAG ATTTGATGGACGGACTGCGAGAAATCCCTGGAAGGGAGGCATTGAAACTACGAGCAGAG AAATTTACCAATTTGACATCCATAGTAGGTTGCTTCAATGGCATCACTTTTGAGGCAGCAAAGGGTTTCACTTGA
- the LOC107942808 gene encoding RGS1-HXK1-interacting protein 1 isoform X3: MSGEEEGREAATATIPAANSSTKPWVEELPTIENLIDSKDLAIRSAQSLFHNSSTHLRTFQDSLPQASSYYKSYEDAFFSKLKEGVMIAKENPGAAVGITLTAALCLMRGPRRFLFRNTLGRFQSEEAKFSRAEKNVKVLSLSVDLMKKESSKLLERAALAEKDMKRGQKELMNSGGQIHRLAKSVYKVEAEAVDLMDGLREIPGREALKLRAE; encoded by the exons ATGAGCGGAGAAGAAGAAGGTCGTGAGGCCGCCACCGCCACCATCCCCGCTGCTAATTCTTCAACAAAGCCATGGGTGGAGGAATTGCCGACAATCGAAAACCTTATAGATTCTAAAGACTTAGCGATTCGCTCTGCTCAATCCCTTTTCCATAACTCCTCTACCCATCTACGCACTTTccag GATTCTCTACCACAAGCATCCTCTTACTATAAATCCTATGAAGATGCTTTTTTCAGCAAACTTAAAG aggGGGTGATGATTGCGAAGGAAAACCCAGGTGCAGCTGTTGGGATTACTTTGACTGCTGCTCTCTGTCTCATGCGAG GCCCAAGAAGGTTTCTATTCCGTAATACGTTGGGTCGATTTCAAAGTGAGGAG GCAAAATTTTCTAGGGCTGAGAAGAATGTAAAAGTGTTAAGCCTAtctgttgatttgatgaaaaaggAGAGCAGTAAGCTGCTTGAAAGGGCAGCTCTTGCAGAAAAGGATATGAAACGTGGCCAGAAAGAGCTCAT GAATTCTGGAGGTCAGATTCACCGTCTTGCTAAATCAGTTTACAAGGTTGAGGCTGAAGCTGTAG ATTTGATGGACGGACTGCGAGAAATCCCTGGAAGGGAGGCATTGAAACTACGAGCAGAG TAG